The following coding sequences are from one Verrucosispora sp. WMMD573 window:
- a CDS encoding helix-turn-helix domain-containing protein codes for MGSAEVSPQMAFARFVRRAIDDAREERGWTVTDLAAHTGVGRSTVFRWLAGDWQDYPELAKVRGFCAALDLPVAAAFRALGLPDAGPGSWRRGDDGPVEADVRVILQRLADPAVPAEEKHHIRDLLRYLARRPVRRPADPTAAPMRRTAG; via the coding sequence ATGGGTTCGGCAGAGGTTTCGCCGCAGATGGCCTTCGCGCGTTTCGTGCGCCGGGCCATCGACGACGCCCGCGAGGAGCGCGGCTGGACCGTCACCGACCTGGCCGCCCACACCGGCGTCGGTCGCTCGACAGTCTTCCGCTGGCTCGCCGGCGACTGGCAGGACTATCCCGAACTGGCCAAGGTTCGCGGCTTCTGCGCCGCGCTCGATCTGCCGGTGGCGGCTGCCTTCCGTGCCCTCGGCCTACCCGACGCGGGCCCCGGGTCGTGGCGACGCGGCGACGACGGCCCGGTGGAGGCCGATGTGCGGGTGATCCTGCAACGGCTGGCGGATCCGGCGGTGCCGGCGGAGGAGAAACACCACATCCGCGACCTGCTGCGCTACCTCGCCCGACGCCCGGTCCGCCGGCCGGCGGACCCCACCGCCGCACCGATGCGCCGCACGGCGGGCTGA
- a CDS encoding DEAD/DEAH box helicase → MGQERTAVRQRAEAVLRRLAGAQARLREDQWRAIEALVVDRRRVLCVQRTGWGKSAVYFVATALLRERDGDEPHGPAAIAGPTVIVSPLLALMRNQVDAAARAGIRARTINSANLDEWDTITAEIHAGTVDVLLISPERLNNPDFRDAVLPKLAATTGLLVVDEAHCVSDWGHDFRPDYRRLRTFLGNLPDRTPVLATTATANARVTRDVAEQLGTEPTAATGPRPDVLVLRGSLDRESLRLGVLDLPSPAHRLGWLADHLDRLPGSGIIYTLTVASATETAEFLRSRGWAVAAYTGQAEDADRRAAEQDLLDNKIKALVATSALGMGFDKPDLGFVVHLGAPPSPIAYYQQVGRAGRAVEHAEVLLLPGAEDAAIWRYFASLAFPPEEQVRAVLAALHTDRPLSTQALEPLVDLRRARLELMLKVLDVDGAVRRVRGGWLATGEPWTYDGARLRRVAAARTAEQQAMVEYATATGCRMRYLRECLDDAEAVDCGRCDSCAEPLFSPEVSAVALTAAQTFLGRPGVQVAPKKLWPTGLESVGVPLKGRIAPTEQALPGRAVGRLSDLGWGGRLRGLVGPAAPDGPVPDDVAAAVVEVLKAWAHGDDPWPDRPAGVVAVGSRTHPELVGSLAERIAAVGRLPLLGQLISGGSAAADGPRGNSAQRVRALHGTLTVPADLAAAVADLGGPVLLVDDLVDSGWTMTMAARELRRAGATGVLPLTLAVAG, encoded by the coding sequence ATGGGGCAGGAACGGACGGCGGTACGGCAGCGGGCCGAGGCGGTGCTGCGGCGGCTGGCCGGCGCGCAGGCCCGGCTCCGCGAGGACCAGTGGCGGGCGATCGAGGCGCTGGTGGTGGACCGGCGTCGGGTGCTCTGCGTGCAGCGCACCGGGTGGGGCAAGTCGGCCGTGTACTTCGTGGCGACCGCGCTGTTGCGCGAGCGCGACGGTGACGAGCCGCACGGCCCGGCTGCCATCGCCGGCCCGACGGTCATCGTGTCGCCGTTGCTGGCCCTGATGCGTAACCAGGTCGACGCCGCGGCCCGCGCCGGCATCCGGGCGCGCACCATCAACTCGGCGAACCTGGACGAGTGGGACACGATCACCGCCGAGATCCACGCCGGCACGGTGGACGTGCTGCTGATCAGCCCGGAACGGCTCAACAACCCGGATTTCCGGGACGCCGTCCTGCCGAAGCTGGCCGCCACCACCGGTCTGTTGGTGGTCGACGAGGCGCACTGCGTGTCGGACTGGGGGCACGACTTCCGGCCGGACTACCGCCGGCTGCGTACCTTCCTCGGTAACCTGCCCGACCGTACCCCGGTGCTCGCGACGACCGCGACCGCCAACGCCCGGGTGACCCGGGACGTGGCCGAGCAACTGGGCACCGAACCGACCGCGGCGACCGGGCCACGACCGGACGTCCTGGTGCTGCGCGGCAGCCTGGACCGGGAGTCGCTGCGGTTGGGCGTGCTCGACCTGCCGAGCCCGGCGCACCGGCTCGGTTGGCTCGCCGACCACCTGGACCGGCTCCCCGGTTCCGGCATCATCTACACGTTGACGGTGGCCTCGGCGACCGAGACCGCCGAGTTCCTCCGCTCGCGCGGTTGGGCGGTGGCCGCGTACACCGGGCAGGCCGAGGATGCCGACCGCCGCGCCGCCGAGCAGGATCTGCTGGACAACAAGATCAAAGCCCTGGTGGCCACCAGCGCGCTCGGCATGGGTTTCGACAAGCCGGATCTCGGTTTCGTCGTGCACCTCGGCGCACCGCCGTCACCGATCGCGTACTACCAGCAGGTCGGCCGGGCCGGGCGGGCCGTCGAACACGCCGAGGTGCTGCTGCTGCCCGGTGCCGAGGACGCGGCCATCTGGCGGTACTTCGCCTCGCTGGCATTCCCGCCCGAGGAGCAGGTCCGCGCAGTGCTGGCCGCGCTGCACACCGACCGGCCGCTGTCCACGCAGGCCCTGGAGCCCTTGGTGGACCTGCGCCGGGCCCGGTTGGAACTGATGCTCAAGGTGCTCGACGTGGACGGCGCGGTCCGTCGGGTACGGGGCGGCTGGCTCGCCACCGGCGAGCCCTGGACCTACGACGGGGCCCGGTTGCGTCGCGTCGCCGCCGCCCGCACCGCCGAACAACAAGCCATGGTCGAGTATGCGACGGCCACCGGCTGCCGGATGCGCTACCTGCGCGAGTGCCTGGACGATGCGGAGGCGGTCGACTGCGGCCGGTGTGACAGTTGCGCCGAGCCACTGTTTTCGCCCGAGGTGTCGGCGGTCGCGCTGACCGCCGCGCAGACCTTCCTCGGCCGTCCCGGGGTGCAGGTCGCGCCGAAGAAGCTCTGGCCGACCGGGCTGGAGTCGGTCGGCGTACCGCTGAAGGGGCGCATCGCCCCGACGGAACAGGCGTTGCCGGGCCGCGCCGTCGGCCGGCTGTCGGATCTCGGCTGGGGCGGTCGGTTGCGCGGGCTGGTCGGCCCGGCCGCGCCGGACGGCCCGGTGCCCGACGACGTGGCCGCCGCCGTCGTCGAGGTGCTCAAGGCGTGGGCGCACGGTGACGACCCCTGGCCGGACCGCCCGGCCGGGGTGGTCGCCGTCGGCTCCCGGACCCACCCGGAACTGGTCGGTTCGCTCGCCGAGCGGATCGCCGCCGTCGGCCGGCTGCCGCTGCTGGGCCAGTTGATCAGCGGCGGGTCGGCGGCCGCCGACGGTCCGCGTGGCAACAGCGCGCAGCGGGTACGCGCCCTGCACGGCACCCTCACCGTCCCCGCCGATCTCGCCGCCGCCGTCGCCGACCTGGGCGGCCCGGTGCTGCTGGTGGACGACCTGGTCGACTCCGGCTGGACCATGACGATGGCGGCCCGGGAACTCCGCCGTGCCGGTGCCACCGGAGTGCTGCCGCTCACACTCGCCGTCGCCGGCTGA
- a CDS encoding SDR family oxidoreductase: MSERLAVVSGGGTGIGAAVARALVVDGCSVLVVGRRAEVLTATTERIGAECGRPDAIRAVTADLTDPDEVVKVVEAVGERPVDVLVNNAGGYHSADRDTLAGIAANWRATLDTNVLTAVLLTEALRPALRRPGGRVILISSIAAQRGGGDAYSAAKAALHGWAYSLAAQLGPDQITVNVVSPGYVAETEFFAGRMTPEGHAQRVAATLVGRAGVPDDVAASVRYLASPAAGYVTGQVLGVNGGSVLGR, translated from the coding sequence ATGAGCGAGCGGTTGGCCGTGGTCAGCGGCGGCGGTACGGGGATCGGAGCGGCCGTGGCGCGGGCGCTCGTCGTGGACGGGTGCTCGGTGCTGGTCGTGGGCCGGCGCGCGGAGGTGCTCACGGCGACCACCGAGCGGATCGGCGCCGAATGCGGCCGTCCCGACGCGATCCGTGCCGTGACGGCGGACCTCACCGACCCCGACGAGGTGGTGAAGGTGGTCGAGGCGGTCGGTGAACGACCGGTCGACGTGCTGGTCAACAACGCTGGCGGCTACCACAGCGCGGACAGGGACACGCTCGCCGGAATCGCCGCGAACTGGCGGGCGACCCTGGACACCAACGTGCTCACCGCGGTGCTGCTCACCGAGGCGTTGCGACCGGCACTGCGCCGGCCCGGCGGGCGGGTGATCCTGATCAGCTCCATCGCCGCGCAGCGCGGTGGCGGTGACGCGTACTCGGCGGCGAAGGCGGCGTTGCACGGGTGGGCGTACAGCCTCGCGGCTCAGCTCGGGCCGGACCAGATCACGGTCAACGTGGTCAGCCCGGGCTACGTCGCGGAGACCGAGTTCTTCGCCGGCCGGATGACCCCGGAGGGCCACGCGCAGCGGGTGGCCGCGACCCTGGTCGGCCGGGCCGGGGTGCCGGACGACGTCGCCGCGTCGGTGCGCTACCTGGCGAGTCCCGCCGCCGGCTACGTCACCGGCCAGGTGCTCGGGGTCAACGGCGGGTCGGTGCTCGGCCGCTGA
- a CDS encoding branched-chain amino acid ABC transporter permease: protein MTEVKSPEVSAPPAAVPDELTGRPGRWGRLRPFLPLVALAVALILPYSTLHLPGIFEGALNSPGTLQLLAVCLIFGGLAAGYDLLFGRTGMLSFGHALYFAAGVYGTDILITRAGLPLWQAAPLAIVGGTILAGLLGAVALRTVGIAFAMVTLAFAQVGAILVARDFGGLTGGEEGLPLDVVGLPDGLVGVTNTVNLYWLALAYLVVVVFVVHRVSASPTGRVLAGLRDDERRIGVLGLDSYRFKLVAFTLAGGLAAAGGAVYCLIVGGASPHITSSELTLSLLVMVVLGGPGTRWGPVLGGILYMYLDHRLVSFGTSDAVNALPAFLSRPLSQPLFVLGTVFILAVYFFPGGLASLAPRLALLRDSLRPGARHQG from the coding sequence ATGACCGAGGTCAAGAGCCCCGAGGTTTCGGCACCGCCGGCCGCGGTGCCCGACGAGTTGACCGGGCGACCGGGCCGCTGGGGCCGACTCCGACCGTTCCTACCGCTGGTCGCGCTGGCGGTGGCGCTGATCCTGCCGTACTCGACGCTGCACCTGCCAGGCATCTTCGAGGGCGCACTGAACTCGCCGGGCACCCTGCAACTGCTCGCCGTGTGTCTGATTTTCGGCGGTCTGGCGGCCGGTTACGACCTGCTGTTCGGCCGTACCGGGATGCTCTCGTTCGGTCACGCCCTCTACTTCGCCGCTGGTGTCTACGGCACCGACATCCTGATCACCCGGGCCGGGCTGCCGCTGTGGCAGGCCGCGCCGCTGGCCATCGTCGGCGGAACCATCCTCGCCGGGCTGCTCGGCGCGGTGGCGCTGCGTACGGTCGGCATCGCCTTCGCCATGGTGACGCTGGCGTTCGCACAGGTCGGGGCGATCCTGGTGGCCCGGGACTTCGGTGGGCTCACCGGCGGTGAGGAAGGGCTGCCGCTGGACGTGGTCGGGCTGCCGGACGGGCTGGTCGGGGTCACCAACACGGTCAACCTGTACTGGTTGGCGCTGGCGTATCTCGTGGTGGTGGTGTTCGTGGTGCACCGGGTCAGTGCCTCGCCGACCGGTCGGGTGCTGGCCGGGCTCCGCGACGACGAGCGCCGCATCGGTGTGCTCGGGTTGGATTCGTACCGATTCAAGCTGGTCGCCTTCACCCTGGCCGGTGGTCTCGCGGCGGCTGGCGGGGCGGTCTACTGCCTGATCGTCGGCGGTGCCTCGCCGCACATCACCAGCAGCGAACTGACCCTGTCGCTGCTGGTGATGGTGGTCCTCGGCGGGCCGGGTACCCGGTGGGGCCCGGTGCTGGGCGGCATCCTCTACATGTACCTCGATCACCGACTGGTGTCGTTCGGCACCTCCGACGCGGTGAACGCGCTACCAGCGTTCCTCAGCCGGCCGCTGTCCCAGCCGCTGTTCGTGCTCGGCACGGTTTTCATCCTGGCCGTCTACTTCTTCCCCGGCGGCCTGGCCAGCCTCGCACCTCGCCTGGCCCTACTCCGTGACTCCCTGCGTCCCGGTGCCCGGCACCAGGGTTGA
- a CDS encoding branched-chain amino acid ABC transporter permease, which translates to MDAIILLTLTGLGLAALYFLVASGLSLVFGLADVLNFAHGLFLGVGAYATWWAAGNLPGAGPDGLGFVVAVVFGVAAGTLMAVLVELVLIRPLYSRTIEQVLVTVGLSLAGVALLQATWGADARPFPRPAWTREVTSIFGAQVPNGGLLLIVAAALVLGAILAFLRWTRYGLIIRAGVENREMVTALGIDVRKAFTLVFAIGGAAAALAGALGSVYFGTVSPQQGGSLLIFAFIVVVIGGMGSVVGSAYAAVAVGLLQQFVNYYGTSGLGDICVVALLAVVLLLRPQGIAGKAVTA; encoded by the coding sequence ATGGACGCGATCATTCTGCTGACGCTCACCGGGCTCGGCCTGGCTGCCCTCTACTTCCTGGTCGCCTCCGGGCTGTCGTTGGTCTTCGGCCTGGCCGACGTACTCAACTTTGCCCACGGGCTCTTCCTCGGCGTCGGCGCGTACGCCACCTGGTGGGCGGCGGGGAACCTGCCCGGCGCCGGCCCGGACGGCCTCGGCTTCGTGGTCGCGGTCGTCTTCGGGGTGGCCGCCGGCACGCTGATGGCGGTGCTCGTTGAACTGGTGCTGATTCGGCCGCTCTACTCGCGCACCATCGAGCAGGTGCTGGTCACCGTCGGCCTCTCGCTGGCCGGTGTGGCGTTGTTGCAGGCCACCTGGGGCGCGGACGCCCGACCGTTCCCGCGCCCGGCCTGGACCCGCGAGGTGACCTCGATCTTCGGCGCGCAGGTGCCAAACGGAGGTCTGCTACTGATCGTCGCCGCGGCGCTGGTGCTCGGTGCGATCCTGGCCTTCCTCCGCTGGACCCGCTACGGCCTGATCATCCGGGCGGGAGTGGAGAACCGGGAGATGGTGACCGCGCTCGGCATCGACGTACGTAAGGCGTTCACCCTGGTCTTCGCCATCGGCGGGGCGGCAGCGGCGTTGGCCGGGGCGCTGGGCAGCGTCTATTTCGGCACCGTCTCGCCGCAGCAGGGCGGCTCGCTGCTGATCTTCGCGTTCATCGTGGTCGTCATCGGCGGCATGGGCTCGGTGGTCGGGTCCGCGTACGCGGCGGTCGCGGTCGGGCTGCTGCAACAGTTCGTCAACTACTACGGCACCTCCGGGCTCGGTGACATCTGCGTGGTGGCGCTGCTGGCCGTGGTGCTGCTGCTGCGCCCGCAGGGCATCGCCGGAAAGGCGGTAACGGCATGA
- a CDS encoding ABC transporter ATP-binding protein: protein MSEPVLTVEELSVRIAGLHILQGVSFTVAPTGVTVLLGRNGVGKTTTLRAIVGLTPRNGEVRGTVRMGAQSLLSQRTHRLVRGGLGYVPEDRCVFAGLTVAENLRLAERRGTTPAYDRVFALFPELNRRSRQRAGSLSGGQQQMLAIGRVLLNDNRLLLVDEPTKGLAPKVVTEVAEVLERVAESVPVLLVEQNLAVVRRLARDAVVLAAGRVAWAGDAQELLLETALTRSLLGVGSAESHQPAGQSAADRKPTADREPAGQSAAAASAPEDGS from the coding sequence GTGAGCGAACCCGTACTGACCGTGGAGGAGCTGTCGGTCCGGATCGCCGGGCTGCACATCCTCCAGGGAGTGTCGTTCACGGTCGCTCCGACCGGAGTCACCGTGCTGCTCGGCCGCAACGGGGTCGGCAAGACCACCACGCTGCGCGCCATCGTCGGCCTGACGCCGCGCAACGGCGAGGTGCGCGGCACGGTCCGGATGGGTGCCCAGAGCCTGCTGTCTCAGCGGACCCATCGCCTGGTCCGCGGTGGGCTCGGCTACGTCCCGGAGGACCGCTGTGTCTTCGCCGGGCTCACCGTCGCGGAGAACCTGCGGCTCGCCGAGCGGCGCGGCACCACCCCGGCGTACGACCGGGTGTTCGCCCTCTTTCCCGAGCTGAACCGGCGTTCCCGGCAGCGCGCCGGATCGCTTTCCGGCGGGCAGCAGCAGATGCTCGCCATCGGCCGGGTGCTGCTCAACGACAACCGGCTGCTGCTGGTCGACGAGCCGACCAAGGGGTTGGCGCCGAAGGTGGTGACCGAGGTGGCCGAGGTGCTGGAACGGGTCGCGGAGTCCGTGCCGGTGCTGCTGGTCGAGCAGAACCTGGCGGTGGTCCGGCGGCTGGCCCGCGACGCGGTGGTGCTCGCCGCCGGGCGGGTCGCCTGGGCCGGTGACGCCCAGGAGTTGCTGTTGGAGACCGCGCTGACCCGGTCCCTGCTCGGTGTCGGCTCAGCCGAGAGCCACCAGCCCGCCGGCCAGTCGGCCGCCGACCGCAAACCCACCGCCGACCGCGAACCCGCCGGCCAGTCGGCAGCCGCCGCGTCGGCCCCGGAGGACGGCAGCTGA
- a CDS encoding ABC transporter ATP-binding protein: MLATRGLTWRIGEVSIVDSVYLDLAPGEFLGVIGPNGAGKTSLFNLITGLRRATEGRVTLDGQDISDLPPHRRARLGLGRTFQASSVFGSLSVRENVRLAVQAHRGGSLKLWRRAAADREVAAAADTALDRVGLAHRGTALAGTLAHGEKRKLEIALLLAGEPRVMLLDEPMAGVSAEDVPELVQVIRSLTGDSGRAVLMVEHHMDVILELADRIAVMHHGALLACDTPETVMANPTVQEAYLGESL, encoded by the coding sequence ATGCTCGCCACCCGCGGTCTGACCTGGCGGATCGGTGAGGTGTCCATCGTCGACTCCGTCTATCTGGACCTGGCACCCGGGGAGTTCCTCGGCGTGATCGGTCCCAACGGTGCCGGCAAGACCTCGCTGTTCAACCTGATCACCGGCCTGCGACGGGCCACCGAAGGTCGGGTGACCCTGGACGGGCAGGACATCTCCGACCTGCCGCCGCACCGGCGGGCCCGGCTGGGCCTGGGCCGTACCTTCCAGGCGTCCTCGGTGTTCGGCTCGCTGAGCGTGCGGGAGAACGTCCGGCTCGCCGTGCAGGCACACCGCGGGGGTTCGCTCAAGTTGTGGCGGCGGGCGGCGGCCGACCGGGAGGTCGCCGCCGCCGCCGACACGGCGCTCGACCGGGTCGGCCTGGCCCACCGGGGTACGGCGCTGGCCGGTACCCTCGCTCACGGCGAGAAGCGGAAGCTGGAGATCGCCCTGCTGCTGGCCGGCGAGCCACGGGTGATGCTGCTCGACGAGCCGATGGCCGGGGTCAGCGCCGAGGACGTGCCGGAACTGGTCCAGGTGATCCGTTCGTTGACCGGGGACAGCGGCCGGGCGGTGCTGATGGTGGAGCACCACATGGACGTGATCCTCGAACTGGCCGACCGGATCGCCGTGATGCACCACGGCGCGCTGCTGGCGTGTGACACGCCTGAGACGGTGATGGCCAACCCGACAGTGCAAGAGGCCTACCTCGGGGAGTCGCTGTGA
- a CDS encoding substrate-binding domain-containing protein: MTVRTTRRVFISAATMMAAAIAATACGSPQDTANGGGDSAAPVKVGLVYSQSGALASYGKQYIEGFRAGLDFATDGTNKVGDRAIEITEVDDAGDPAKAVSAAKDLIGKGNKIIAGSTASGVALQVAPIAAQNKVLFISGPAATDAVTGANKYTFRSGRQSYQDVVTAKSFIGDPAGKKVVVFAQDGAFGDANEAAVKAVIGEAGASVSAVRAPASATEFTPFASQIKAAKPDLLFVAWAGTTAPAMWQTLDQQGVLTSTTVVTGLDIRASWPTFGAAGSKISFLSHYFDGASDTEAAKAAKAKVPGGTLDLFHPDGFAAAQMVVRAVAEGGDDVEKMVTALEGWSFESVKGSMTIRAEDHALLQPMYQASLTGSGDTFTATAQKALTADETAPPVQAMKG, from the coding sequence ATGACGGTCCGGACGACACGGCGGGTGTTCATCTCCGCCGCCACGATGATGGCCGCGGCGATCGCCGCCACGGCCTGTGGCAGCCCCCAGGACACCGCCAACGGTGGCGGCGACAGCGCCGCCCCGGTGAAGGTTGGTCTGGTCTACTCCCAGTCGGGAGCGCTGGCCAGTTACGGAAAGCAGTACATCGAGGGGTTCAGGGCCGGCCTGGACTTCGCCACCGACGGCACCAACAAGGTGGGCGATCGAGCGATCGAGATCACCGAGGTCGACGACGCCGGTGACCCGGCGAAGGCGGTCTCCGCAGCCAAGGATCTGATCGGCAAGGGCAACAAGATCATCGCCGGTTCGACGGCCTCGGGCGTGGCGCTCCAGGTTGCCCCGATCGCCGCGCAGAACAAGGTGCTGTTCATCTCCGGGCCGGCCGCCACGGACGCGGTGACCGGTGCGAACAAGTACACCTTCCGCTCTGGCCGGCAGTCGTACCAGGACGTGGTGACCGCGAAGTCGTTCATCGGCGACCCGGCCGGCAAGAAGGTGGTGGTGTTCGCCCAGGACGGCGCCTTCGGCGACGCCAACGAGGCCGCCGTCAAGGCCGTCATCGGCGAGGCGGGCGCGAGCGTCAGCGCCGTCCGGGCACCGGCCAGCGCGACCGAGTTCACCCCGTTCGCCAGCCAGATCAAGGCCGCCAAGCCGGACCTGCTCTTCGTCGCCTGGGCCGGCACCACCGCCCCGGCCATGTGGCAGACCCTGGACCAGCAGGGGGTGCTCACCTCCACCACGGTCGTCACCGGCCTGGACATCCGCGCCTCCTGGCCCACCTTCGGTGCCGCCGGTAGCAAGATCTCCTTCCTGTCGCACTACTTCGACGGCGCCAGCGACACCGAGGCGGCCAAGGCCGCCAAGGCGAAGGTCCCCGGCGGCACGCTCGACCTGTTCCACCCGGACGGGTTCGCCGCCGCGCAGATGGTGGTCCGCGCCGTCGCCGAGGGCGGCGACGACGTCGAGAAGATGGTCACCGCGCTGGAGGGCTGGAGCTTCGAGAGCGTCAAGGGCAGCATGACCATCCGCGCCGAGGACCACGCGCTGCTCCAGCCGATGTACCAGGCGAGCCTGACCGGCAGCGGCGACACCTTCACCGCGACCGCGCAGAAGGCGCTCACCGCCGACGAGACCGCGCCCCCGGTCCAGGCGATGAAGGGCTGA
- a CDS encoding glycerophosphodiester phosphodiesterase has translation MRRTLSALGVSVTLLAAAVATPMVATAKPAGGTDPARVGDQPIVIGHRGASGYRPEHTLEAYRLAIRMGADYIEPDLVSTADGVLVARHENEISGTTDVAAKPEFADRRTTKTIDGVSVTGWFTEDFTLAELRTLRAKERLPQVRVTNTAFDGQFQVPTFQEVIDLARVEGRARGRVIGVYPETKHPTYFASVGLPLEAPLVETLRRNKMTNRHAPVIIQSFETANLRRLDRMIDVRLAQLLNAAGQPYDFTVAGDTRTYRDLATPAGLHWISRYADGIGVHKDLVVPRDPAGRLLAPTTLIRDAHKEKLIVHAWTFRAENQFLPADFRIGTDPNARGDIQSEYELFYRLGLDGVFTDHPDTAVAARAALPRP, from the coding sequence TTGCGACGTACCCTTTCCGCCCTCGGTGTGTCGGTGACCCTGCTCGCCGCCGCCGTGGCCACACCCATGGTCGCCACGGCCAAGCCGGCCGGCGGCACGGACCCGGCCCGCGTCGGTGATCAGCCCATCGTCATCGGCCACCGGGGCGCCAGCGGCTACCGGCCGGAGCACACGCTGGAGGCGTACCGGCTGGCGATCCGGATGGGTGCCGACTACATCGAACCGGATCTGGTGTCGACCGCCGACGGTGTGCTGGTCGCCCGGCACGAGAACGAGATCAGCGGTACGACCGACGTGGCGGCCAAGCCCGAGTTCGCCGACCGCCGGACCACGAAGACCATCGACGGGGTGTCGGTGACCGGCTGGTTCACCGAGGACTTCACCCTGGCCGAACTGCGGACGCTGCGGGCCAAGGAGCGGCTGCCCCAGGTACGCGTGACGAACACCGCGTTCGACGGCCAGTTCCAGGTGCCGACCTTCCAGGAGGTGATCGACCTGGCCCGGGTCGAGGGTCGGGCGCGTGGCCGGGTGATCGGCGTCTACCCGGAGACCAAGCACCCGACGTACTTCGCCTCGGTCGGCCTGCCGCTCGAAGCGCCGCTGGTCGAGACGCTGCGCCGGAACAAAATGACCAATCGGCACGCTCCGGTGATCATCCAGTCCTTCGAGACGGCCAACCTGCGGCGGCTGGACCGGATGATCGACGTACGGTTGGCCCAGCTGCTCAACGCCGCCGGCCAGCCGTACGACTTCACCGTGGCCGGCGACACCCGCACGTACCGTGACCTGGCGACCCCCGCCGGCCTGCACTGGATCTCCCGCTACGCCGACGGCATCGGAGTGCACAAGGACCTGGTCGTGCCCCGCGACCCGGCCGGCAGGCTGCTCGCCCCCACGACGCTGATCAGGGACGCGCACAAGGAGAAGCTGATCGTGCACGCCTGGACCTTCCGGGCGGAGAACCAGTTCCTGCCGGCCGACTTCCGGATCGGCACCGACCCGAACGCCCGCGGCGACATCCAGTCCGAGTACGAGCTGTTCTACCGCCTCGGCCTCGACGGCGTCTTCACCGACCACCCCGACACCGCAGTCGCGGCCCGCGCCGCCCTACCCCGCCCCTGA
- a CDS encoding potassium transporter TrkG, whose protein sequence is MRRFFRHPVRLVPLVFLVAILIGTGLLMLRPMTIEYQHAPFMTALFTATSAVSVTGLTITDTPNYWSGSGLVLITVLTQLGGLGILTGAALVILTVSRRLGLHNRLLLRAETAEYGLGDVRRLLLRIATTVFACELVMTVIVTGRLWLAYDQPFWNALWSAGFHSIQAFNNSGFSLYRDGLLAFSRDPWVSLPLALGAIIGGLGFPAMFEAVREWRQPARWAVATKLTIWGSAALVAFGAVAFLAAEWANPFTVGQYDVPGKVVAAFTQIALARTGGFEVVPTELLREESYTLLTGLMFIGGGSASTAGGIKVSTFFLLAFVIWAEVRGEPDVTVGHRRIATASQRQALTVALLSVAIVAAGTAALIAMTDKLPFYAALFEVTSAFSTTGLSVGVLSSLSDGGQFLLTVLMYVGRVGPLTFGSAIALNTRRRLYRYPEEQPIVG, encoded by the coding sequence GTGCGTCGATTCTTTCGTCACCCGGTGCGGCTCGTGCCGCTGGTCTTCCTGGTGGCGATCCTGATCGGCACCGGCCTGCTGATGCTGCGGCCGATGACCATCGAGTACCAGCACGCCCCCTTCATGACCGCGCTGTTCACCGCCACCTCGGCCGTCTCGGTCACCGGCCTGACCATCACCGACACCCCGAACTACTGGTCCGGCTCCGGGCTGGTGCTCATCACCGTGCTCACCCAACTTGGCGGGCTCGGCATCCTCACCGGCGCCGCGCTGGTGATCCTCACCGTGTCCCGGCGGCTGGGGCTGCACAACCGGCTGCTGTTGCGGGCCGAGACCGCGGAGTACGGGCTCGGCGACGTGCGCCGGCTGCTGCTGCGCATCGCCACCACGGTATTCGCCTGCGAGCTGGTGATGACCGTAATCGTCACCGGGCGGCTCTGGCTGGCCTACGACCAACCGTTCTGGAATGCCCTCTGGTCCGCCGGGTTCCACTCCATCCAGGCATTCAACAACTCCGGATTCTCGCTCTACCGCGACGGTCTGCTGGCCTTCTCCCGCGACCCGTGGGTCAGCCTGCCGTTGGCCCTCGGCGCGATCATCGGCGGTCTCGGATTTCCGGCCATGTTCGAGGCCGTCCGGGAATGGCGGCAACCGGCCCGCTGGGCGGTCGCCACCAAGCTGACCATCTGGGGCAGTGCGGCGCTTGTCGCCTTCGGTGCGGTCGCGTTCCTGGCCGCCGAGTGGGCCAACCCGTTCACCGTCGGCCAGTACGACGTGCCCGGCAAGGTGGTCGCAGCGTTCACGCAGATCGCGCTGGCCCGCACCGGCGGTTTTGAGGTGGTGCCGACCGAGCTGCTGCGGGAGGAGAGTTACACCCTGCTGACCGGATTGATGTTCATCGGTGGCGGCAGCGCCAGCACCGCCGGTGGGATCAAGGTCTCCACCTTCTTCCTGCTCGCTTTCGTCATCTGGGCGGAGGTCCGCGGCGAGCCGGACGTCACGGTCGGGCACCGCCGGATCGCCACCGCCAGCCAGCGGCAGGCCCTCACCGTCGCGCTGCTCAGCGTCGCGATCGTCGCCGCCGGGACCGCCGCGCTGATCGCGATGACCGACAAGCTTCCGTTCTATGCCGCATTGTTCGAGGTCACATCGGCGTTCAGCACCACCGGGCTCTCGGTGGGCGTGCTGTCCTCCCTCTCCGACGGTGGTCAGTTTCTGCTGACCGTGCTCATGTACGTCGGCCGGGTCGGGCCGCTCACCTTCGGCTCGGCGATCGCGCTGAACACCAGACGCAGGCTGTACCGATACCCAGAGGAGCAACCCATTGTCGGATAG